Proteins encoded in a region of the Ancylobacter sp. SL191 genome:
- a CDS encoding FAD binding domain-containing protein — MKPSRFQYHRATDVPHALALLREHAGDTKILAGGQSLVPAMNFRLARPGVLIDINAIEGLAGVTGSSAAGLTIGALTRHAAFHTPVEPGPVGALLARVVTNIAHYPIRQRGTFGGSLSHADPASEWCLTAMTLDAVMVICGPSGERRVPAPAFFRGTFTTAIGEEDLLRAIEIPPYPGDWRGGFYEFSRRKGDFALAMALAFLRLEDGRIAEARLGLGSVSDRPIRLTAGEAMLCGRAPDAALFREVAADAQGRIEPSGDIHASSEYRRDLVGTVIERALARACGLPDHAGEAVR; from the coding sequence ATGAAGCCGTCACGTTTCCAATATCACCGCGCCACCGACGTGCCGCACGCCCTGGCGCTGCTGCGGGAACATGCGGGCGACACCAAGATCCTCGCCGGCGGCCAAAGCCTCGTCCCGGCGATGAACTTCCGCCTCGCCCGCCCCGGCGTGCTCATCGACATCAACGCGATCGAAGGTCTGGCGGGCGTCACCGGCTCCAGCGCGGCCGGCCTCACCATTGGCGCCCTGACCCGCCATGCGGCGTTCCACACCCCGGTCGAACCCGGTCCGGTCGGTGCGCTTCTGGCGCGGGTGGTGACCAATATCGCCCATTACCCGATCCGCCAGCGCGGCACCTTCGGCGGCAGCCTGTCCCACGCCGACCCGGCCTCCGAATGGTGCCTCACCGCCATGACGCTCGACGCGGTGATGGTGATCTGCGGCCCCTCCGGCGAACGGCGCGTGCCGGCGCCCGCGTTCTTCCGCGGCACCTTCACCACCGCCATCGGCGAGGAAGACCTGCTGCGCGCCATCGAGATTCCGCCCTATCCGGGCGACTGGCGCGGCGGCTTCTATGAGTTCTCACGGCGCAAGGGAGATTTCGCCCTCGCCATGGCGCTGGCGTTCCTGCGCCTGGAGGATGGACGCATCGCCGAGGCGCGGCTGGGCCTTGGCAGCGTTTCCGACCGCCCGATCCGGCTGACCGCCGGCGAGGCCATGCTCTGCGGCCGCGCCCCCGATGCCGCCCTGTTCCGGGAGGTGGCGGCGGATGCGCAGGGCCGGATCGAGCCTTCCGGCGACATCCACGCCTCCAGCGAGTACCGGCGCGACCTGGTGGGCACGGTGATCGAGCGCGCCCTCGCCCGTGCCTGCGGCCTGCCGGACCATGCGGGCGAGGCCGTGCGATGA
- a CDS encoding branched-chain amino acid ABC transporter permease, which yields MDTLIFGTISASVLLMASIGFSMTLKTDGFVNIAHGQMLLLGAYLALGADRLGLPIAVAALGSAVICGFVGVVMNRVLFQPVKRQGALVLLFTSVGAAYVIYGLVGAIAGTRMTGYDLPPARAIQIGGEPFMTVYEMAIVVLAVLSALAVHLFLTYTWTGTSIRAVSDNESLARARGFDPRRTSDVVWFVASMLAGLGGVLLGIVGSLHIQMGWQLTVMVLATTVLGGLGSIYGVMLASVILAFGIELGLTVVPSSYRTGLAFLLIIAVLLVQPGGLQALWGAGRTRIH from the coding sequence ATGGATACGCTCATCTTCGGCACGATCTCGGCCAGCGTTCTCCTGATGGCGTCCATCGGTTTTTCAATGACGTTGAAAACTGATGGCTTTGTCAACATCGCCCACGGCCAGATGCTGCTGCTCGGTGCCTATCTCGCGCTCGGCGCCGACCGGCTCGGCCTGCCGATCGCCGTCGCGGCGCTGGGCAGCGCCGTCATCTGCGGCTTTGTCGGGGTCGTCATGAACCGGGTGCTGTTCCAGCCGGTGAAGCGGCAGGGCGCGCTGGTGCTGCTGTTCACCTCGGTCGGGGCCGCCTATGTGATCTATGGGCTGGTCGGCGCCATCGCCGGCACCCGCATGACCGGCTACGACCTGCCCCCGGCCCGCGCCATCCAGATCGGCGGCGAACCGTTCATGACCGTCTACGAGATGGCCATCGTGGTTCTGGCCGTGCTCTCGGCGCTCGCCGTCCATCTCTTCCTGACCTACACCTGGACCGGCACGTCGATCCGCGCCGTCTCCGACAATGAAAGCCTGGCGCGGGCCCGCGGCTTCGATCCACGCCGGACCTCGGACGTCGTCTGGTTCGTGGCCTCCATGCTGGCGGGGCTCGGCGGCGTGCTGCTCGGCATCGTCGGCTCGCTGCATATCCAGATGGGCTGGCAGCTCACCGTCATGGTGCTAGCCACCACGGTGCTGGGCGGGCTGGGCAGCATTTACGGGGTGATGCTCGCCTCGGTGATCCTCGCCTTCGGCATCGAACTCGGTCTCACCGTGGTGCCGTCGAGCTACCGCACCGGGCTGGCCTTCCTTCTCATCATCGCGGTGCTGCTGGTGCAGCCCGGAGGGTTGCAGGCGCTCTGGGGCGCCGGGCGTACCCGCATCCATTGA
- a CDS encoding branched-chain amino acid ABC transporter permease, with protein sequence MSGFILFLVSLLSLGAIYAILCLALNLESGVGGLWDLGIASFFGIGAYSYVLVTAGPAAAYQHYLLGLGLPIWIGILAAMAMACLCAALIGALTLKLKREYFLITTLAFSEVIRQVYANEDWLTNGVAGIYGLAQPLRGWVAPELYPYLLLALILAGLALVALLVTHLSQAPFGRTLRALRENEALAVTAGIDPRRFHLRAYVIAGMLSAVAGVFYVWYNTIVNSAQFGNDITFFVWTALIIGGIGRTRGALLGGFIFVLLHDLLRFVSVSGEMAATLSSLRTVAIGAVLILILRFRPNGLIPERPLTLAPSGMATVSPSSMVSRHV encoded by the coding sequence ATGAGCGGCTTCATCCTCTTTCTGGTCAGCCTGCTGAGCCTTGGCGCGATCTACGCCATTCTCTGCCTGGCGCTGAACCTCGAATCCGGCGTCGGCGGGCTGTGGGATCTCGGCATCGCCTCGTTTTTCGGCATCGGCGCCTACAGCTATGTGCTGGTCACCGCCGGCCCGGCGGCGGCCTACCAGCATTATCTGCTCGGTCTCGGCCTGCCGATCTGGATCGGCATTCTTGCCGCCATGGCGATGGCGTGCCTGTGCGCGGCGCTCATCGGCGCGCTGACGCTGAAGCTCAAGCGCGAATATTTCCTCATCACCACGCTGGCCTTCTCCGAGGTCATCCGGCAGGTCTATGCCAATGAGGACTGGCTGACGAACGGGGTCGCCGGCATTTACGGGCTGGCCCAGCCGCTGCGGGGCTGGGTGGCGCCGGAGCTCTATCCCTATCTCCTGCTGGCGCTGATCCTCGCGGGTCTCGCTCTGGTCGCCCTGCTGGTCACCCACCTCTCGCAGGCCCCGTTCGGACGGACCCTGCGCGCCCTGCGCGAGAACGAGGCGCTCGCGGTGACGGCGGGCATCGATCCGCGCCGCTTCCACCTGCGGGCCTATGTCATTGCAGGCATGCTCAGCGCCGTCGCCGGGGTGTTCTACGTCTGGTACAACACCATCGTTAACTCCGCCCAGTTCGGCAACGACATCACCTTCTTCGTCTGGACGGCGCTGATCATCGGCGGCATCGGCCGCACGCGGGGCGCGCTGCTTGGCGGGTTCATCTTCGTCCTGCTGCACGATCTGCTGCGCTTCGTCTCGGTGTCCGGCGAGATGGCGGCGACGCTCTCCTCGCTGCGCACGGTGGCGATCGGCGCGGTGCTCATCCTCATCCTGCGCTTCCGTCCCAATGGTCTGATCCCCGAGCGCCCGCTGACGCTGGCACCCTCCGGCATGGCGACGGTTTCCCCGTCATCCATGGTGTCGCGCCATGTCTGA
- a CDS encoding ABC transporter ATP-binding protein, giving the protein MSDAAVFPLLDVSGIKLAFGGVRAVDDVSLSVAPGSITGLIGTNGAGKTTLFNIVSGFLKPNAGIIRLDGADITPLAPHAIAGRGLLRTFQTAVGFPRLTVMENMLAFSQADRAARLSLLSGRRLDRATQERAEEILASFGLIHRRDHWCRDLSSPELKMLEFARAMMARPRLMLLDEPAAGINPALMESLAERIKALRLQGVSFLLVDHNLRFVCDVCDDVYAMADGRVIAQGPTRDVIENPKVLELYIGPPPEQTRH; this is encoded by the coding sequence ATGTCTGATGCCGCCGTTTTCCCCCTCCTCGACGTATCCGGCATCAAGCTCGCCTTTGGCGGGGTGAGGGCCGTCGACGATGTCTCGCTCTCGGTCGCTCCGGGCTCGATCACCGGCCTGATCGGCACCAATGGCGCGGGCAAGACGACGCTGTTCAACATCGTCTCCGGCTTTCTGAAGCCCAATGCCGGCATCATCCGGCTCGACGGCGCGGACATTACCCCGCTCGCGCCGCACGCCATCGCCGGGCGCGGACTCCTGCGCACCTTCCAGACGGCGGTCGGCTTCCCCCGGCTGACGGTGATGGAGAACATGCTCGCCTTCTCGCAGGCCGACCGCGCGGCGCGCCTGTCGCTGCTCAGCGGCCGCCGCCTCGACCGGGCGACGCAGGAGCGGGCGGAGGAGATCCTTGCCAGTTTCGGCCTCATCCACCGGCGGGATCACTGGTGCCGCGACCTGTCCTCGCCCGAACTGAAGATGCTGGAATTCGCGCGGGCCATGATGGCACGCCCGCGTCTCATGCTGCTTGACGAGCCGGCCGCCGGCATCAACCCGGCGCTGATGGAAAGCCTCGCCGAGCGCATCAAGGCGCTGCGCCTCCAGGGCGTCAGCTTCCTGCTGGTCGACCACAATCTGCGCTTCGTCTGCGATGTCTGTGACGACGTCTACGCCATGGCGGATGGCCGCGTGATCGCGCAGGGGCCGACGCGCGACGTGATCGAGAACCCGAAGGTGCTCGAGCTCTATATCGGCCCCCCTCCAGAACAGACCCGGCACTAG
- a CDS encoding ABC transporter substrate-binding protein — translation MIKAFKRALILAAIPYVVWGGASIALAQDVKFGLMVGFSGDMAPWAPALNNAAVLAVEEINASGGVLGQPLKLISEDNASTAAGGVRGAQKLVSVDKVTAIIGPESDPIMALTGFAKDNKVPIISSSAGTEALDTAGGTGKFIYRTNASDTFLGIVHAKLILDEMKQKEVVVVVENTEGTLSGANTFIRNYEKMGGTIVKKVVLAPGQSSYLNEIKEVASAKPKLVFLAVGQTTGVNFTKQAYQRAYEWKYWVTAELQSDDFVKAAGVEVAKGAINPVSSQVEGAPGWERFSAAYEKRFGEKPQSGFYQAETYDAVILAALAAQAAGDASGAAIDAKLIDVSRGGKKVYSYAEGVAALKAGEDIDYEGASGPLDFSPTGNVAVPAARLLQVNDKGAWVTLKTVDTSSYPTN, via the coding sequence ATGATCAAGGCCTTCAAGCGTGCCCTCATCCTCGCCGCCATCCCCTATGTGGTGTGGGGTGGCGCCTCCATTGCCCTGGCGCAGGACGTGAAGTTCGGCCTCATGGTCGGCTTCTCCGGCGACATGGCGCCCTGGGCGCCCGCGCTCAACAACGCCGCCGTGCTCGCGGTGGAAGAGATCAACGCCTCCGGCGGCGTGCTCGGCCAGCCGCTGAAGCTGATCTCCGAAGACAATGCCTCCACCGCCGCCGGCGGCGTGCGCGGCGCGCAGAAACTGGTGAGCGTCGACAAGGTGACGGCGATCATCGGCCCGGAATCCGATCCGATCATGGCCCTGACCGGCTTCGCCAAGGACAACAAGGTGCCGATCATCTCCTCCTCGGCCGGCACCGAGGCCCTCGACACCGCCGGCGGCACCGGCAAGTTCATCTACCGTACCAACGCCTCCGACACCTTCCTCGGCATCGTCCACGCCAAGCTCATTCTCGACGAGATGAAGCAGAAGGAGGTGGTCGTGGTGGTGGAGAACACCGAGGGCACGCTGTCGGGCGCCAACACCTTCATCCGCAATTACGAGAAGATGGGCGGCACGATCGTCAAGAAGGTCGTGCTGGCGCCGGGCCAGTCGAGCTATCTCAACGAGATCAAGGAAGTGGCCAGCGCCAAGCCCAAGCTGGTGTTCCTCGCCGTCGGCCAGACCACCGGCGTCAACTTCACCAAGCAGGCCTATCAGCGCGCCTATGAGTGGAAATATTGGGTGACGGCCGAGCTGCAGAGCGACGATTTCGTCAAGGCGGCCGGCGTCGAGGTGGCCAAGGGCGCCATCAACCCCGTCAGCAGCCAGGTTGAGGGCGCGCCGGGCTGGGAGCGCTTTTCCGCGGCCTATGAGAAGCGGTTCGGCGAAAAGCCGCAGTCCGGCTTCTACCAGGCGGAGACCTATGACGCCGTCATCCTCGCGGCTCTGGCGGCGCAGGCGGCGGGCGATGCCAGCGGCGCGGCGATCGACGCAAAGCTGATCGACGTCTCCCGCGGCGGCAAGAAGGTCTACAGCTATGCCGAGGGCGTGGCCGCGCTGAAGGCCGGCGAGGACATCGATTATGAAGGGGCGTCCGGCCCGCTCGACTTCAGCCCCACCGGCAATGTCGCCGTCCCCGCCGCCCGCCTTCTGCAGGTGAACGACAAGGGCGCGTGGGTGACGCTGAAGACCGTCGACACGTCGAGCTATCCCACCAACTGA
- a CDS encoding ABC transporter ATP-binding protein, with product MSPPASPNAAAPILSVKALSAGYGKLPVLHGLSLDIAPGAMVAIIGPNGAGKSTFAKALMKGVDIFGGEVHFKGARIDGLETQAIAARGVGYVPQTGNVFVNLTVRENLELSCNLLTRGSPARAVEGVFERFPRLRERAGQKGGYLSGGERQMLAIGSALIAEPDLVILDEPTSGLSPSLIKEVSAGIRAISASGRTVIWIVEENPREVLALAHWACVLDGGTLRMSCPAREILEAPNFRELFLGV from the coding sequence ATGAGTCCCCCTGCGAGTCCCAACGCTGCCGCGCCCATTCTCAGCGTCAAGGCCCTCAGCGCCGGCTACGGAAAGCTGCCGGTGCTGCACGGGCTGTCGCTCGACATAGCCCCCGGAGCCATGGTCGCCATCATCGGCCCCAATGGCGCGGGCAAGTCGACCTTCGCCAAGGCGCTGATGAAGGGCGTCGATATCTTCGGCGGCGAGGTGCACTTCAAGGGCGCCCGCATTGATGGGCTGGAAACCCAGGCCATCGCCGCGCGCGGAGTCGGCTATGTGCCGCAAACGGGCAATGTCTTCGTCAATCTGACGGTGCGGGAGAACCTTGAGCTCTCCTGCAACCTGCTGACGCGCGGTTCGCCGGCGCGTGCGGTGGAGGGCGTGTTCGAGCGCTTTCCGCGCCTGCGCGAACGGGCCGGCCAGAAGGGCGGCTATCTGTCCGGCGGTGAGCGCCAGATGCTGGCCATCGGCTCGGCGCTGATCGCGGAGCCGGATCTCGTCATTCTCGACGAGCCGACATCCGGCCTCTCGCCAAGCCTGATCAAGGAAGTCTCCGCCGGTATCCGCGCCATCAGCGCGAGCGGGCGCACGGTCATCTGGATCGTCGAGGAGAACCCGCGCGAGGTGCTCGCCCTCGCTCATTGGGCCTGCGTCCTCGATGGCGGCACGCTGCGCATGAGCTGCCCCGCGCGCGAGATTCTCGAGGCGCCGAACTTCCGCGAACTCTTCCTCGGGGTCTGA
- a CDS encoding BMP family ABC transporter substrate-binding protein: protein MLITRTTRHIAVAVALCALAAPVAASAADKPSAAFLYVGPRADNGWTSRHDEARLCLEKDGVRTAFVESVPEGPDVARIEQEFVDQGFDVVIATAFGYQPFTQQVAKANPDKHFFGILPTIAPADNIRNYYGKLWDGRYLTGIVAGKMTKTNKIGFVAAQPIPSVIAGINAFTLGVKSVNPKAEVNVVWTLSWFDPPAEKQAAVALVEAGNDVIAQHQDTGSAAQGAAEKGAYAIGSEADMSKVAGPKVLTGTMWDWCGYYKKALASVADGSFKPGDYYGGLEDGIVALAPMSPDVPADVVALVEAKKKAIIDGSLDYWKGPLKDNTGKEKVPAGGTVTLGDLQGIQWLVEGVNGKLPTK from the coding sequence ATGCTCATCACCAGAACGACACGTCATATTGCCGTTGCGGTGGCGCTGTGTGCGCTCGCTGCCCCCGTCGCCGCATCCGCGGCTGACAAGCCGAGCGCGGCTTTCCTGTATGTCGGTCCGCGTGCCGACAATGGCTGGACCTCGCGCCATGATGAGGCGCGTCTGTGTCTGGAAAAGGACGGCGTGCGCACCGCCTTCGTCGAGTCCGTTCCCGAGGGACCGGATGTTGCCCGCATCGAGCAGGAGTTCGTCGATCAGGGCTTCGACGTGGTGATCGCGACCGCCTTCGGCTACCAGCCCTTCACCCAGCAGGTGGCCAAGGCCAATCCCGACAAGCACTTTTTTGGCATCCTGCCGACCATCGCGCCGGCCGACAACATCCGCAATTATTACGGCAAGCTGTGGGACGGGCGCTATCTCACCGGCATCGTCGCCGGCAAGATGACCAAGACCAACAAGATCGGCTTTGTCGCCGCCCAGCCCATCCCCTCGGTGATCGCCGGTATCAACGCCTTCACCCTCGGCGTGAAATCGGTGAATCCGAAGGCCGAGGTGAACGTGGTGTGGACCCTGTCCTGGTTTGACCCGCCGGCCGAGAAGCAGGCGGCCGTCGCGCTGGTCGAGGCCGGCAATGACGTGATCGCCCAGCATCAGGACACCGGATCGGCGGCGCAGGGCGCGGCCGAGAAGGGGGCCTATGCCATCGGCTCGGAAGCCGACATGTCGAAGGTCGCCGGCCCCAAGGTGCTGACCGGCACGATGTGGGACTGGTGCGGCTACTACAAGAAGGCGCTCGCCAGCGTCGCGGACGGCAGCTTCAAGCCGGGCGACTATTATGGCGGGCTGGAGGACGGCATCGTCGCCCTCGCGCCCATGTCGCCGGACGTGCCGGCCGATGTCGTCGCTCTCGTCGAGGCCAAGAAGAAGGCGATCATCGACGGTTCGCTGGACTACTGGAAGGGTCCGCTCAAGGATAACACCGGCAAGGAGAAGGTTCCGGCCGGCGGGACGGTCACGCTGGGCGACCTGCAGGGTATCCAGTGGCTGGTCGAAGGCGTGAACGGGAAGCTGCCGACGAAATGA
- a CDS encoding ATP-binding cassette domain-containing protein → MASRQQGLRDGVPQAGIDPAGVEPPAAAFLRVRGVTKRFGALLANDDVSFDVAAGEVVALLGENGAGKSTAMSVLCGLYRPDSGAVELDGVPLELGSPRAAARAGIGMVHQQFKLVEALTAFENLSLALDTGRFLQPREASAELTALMAELGFDLDLSRPVHDMPLSSRQQLEILRVLAVGARLLILDEPTSVLSPLETEQLFAIVRRIAASGRSVIFISHKIAEIQRVADRLVVMRGGRVVFDGAGAGRSADEIAGLIVGARSHRNEARPVAATGPVRLSLRGVGVRGDNGRPLVEDVSFDVAAGELVALVGVAGNGQIELMDMIGGLRRPGSGTVDAPRLGHRRGFAFIPAQHLGTALAPGLPLEDNALLGHQRRPPSAGG, encoded by the coding sequence ATGGCGTCACGCCAGCAGGGCCTGCGGGACGGCGTTCCGCAGGCCGGTATAGACCCGGCGGGCGTGGAACCGCCGGCCGCCGCCTTTTTGCGGGTGCGTGGTGTCACCAAGCGCTTCGGCGCGCTTCTCGCCAATGACGACGTCTCCTTCGATGTCGCCGCCGGCGAGGTGGTGGCGCTGCTCGGCGAGAATGGCGCGGGCAAGTCCACCGCCATGAGCGTGCTGTGCGGGCTCTACCGGCCCGATTCAGGCGCGGTGGAACTCGACGGCGTACCGCTGGAGCTCGGCTCCCCCCGCGCCGCCGCCCGCGCCGGCATCGGCATGGTCCACCAGCAGTTCAAGCTTGTGGAGGCGCTGACCGCTTTCGAGAACCTCTCGCTGGCGCTCGACACCGGCCGCTTCCTTCAGCCGCGCGAGGCCTCCGCCGAACTGACGGCGCTGATGGCCGAGCTCGGCTTCGATCTCGATCTGTCGCGCCCTGTGCACGACATGCCGCTCTCGTCCCGCCAGCAACTGGAAATCCTGCGTGTGCTGGCGGTCGGCGCGCGGCTGCTGATCCTCGACGAGCCGACATCGGTGCTCTCGCCGCTGGAGACCGAGCAACTCTTCGCCATCGTCCGGCGCATCGCCGCGTCCGGGCGTTCGGTCATCTTCATCTCGCACAAGATCGCCGAGATCCAGCGCGTCGCCGACCGGCTGGTGGTCATGCGCGGCGGGCGCGTGGTGTTCGATGGTGCCGGCGCCGGGCGCTCGGCCGACGAGATTGCCGGCCTGATCGTCGGCGCGCGTAGCCATCGCAACGAGGCCCGGCCGGTCGCGGCGACCGGGCCGGTGCGCCTCTCCCTGCGCGGGGTCGGCGTTCGCGGCGACAATGGCCGGCCGCTGGTCGAGGATGTCTCGTTCGACGTGGCGGCGGGGGAACTCGTGGCGCTGGTCGGCGTCGCCGGCAATGGCCAGATCGAACTGATGGACATGATCGGCGGGCTGCGCCGACCGGGCTCCGGCACGGTCGACGCTCCCCGTCTGGGACACCGGCGCGGCTTTGCCTTCATTCCCGCCCAGCATCTCGGCACGGCTCTCGCGCCGGGCCTGCCGCTCGAGGACAATGCGCTGCTCGGCCACCAGCGCCGCCCCCCTTCGGCTGGTGGATGA
- a CDS encoding ABC transporter permease: MIGRFRLIVEARLDRPGRVEIALRLAGGTLLALAAGAIIIAASGADPLVALTALLRGGFGTKAAFFGTLNKAVPIGLCALGIALAARARLINIGAEGQFFFGAFAATGIGLHLPADTPHVLAVGLILAGGFVAGAIWASLAAIPRALLGMSEVLSTLMLNYICLLWIGYLVRGPWSDPATFSFPYSPPILAAGQLRALDRAWFGPLHGGFFLLLAATLALVLIDRGTRWGYELRVSGDAPRAALYGGIRAAFIIVSGLCAAGALAGMAGAVEVAASTGRLQLGLSPGYGFMGIMVAWLAGGRPFAILLVSIAYAGLLNGGFSLQVSRIPASISTILQALILLFALGAATLAAYRIRLVRTVRTA, from the coding sequence ATGATCGGCCGGTTCCGCCTCATCGTCGAAGCTCGTCTCGACCGGCCGGGCCGGGTCGAGATCGCCCTGCGTCTCGCCGGTGGCACGCTGCTCGCCCTGGCGGCCGGCGCGATCATCATCGCCGCCTCCGGTGCCGACCCGCTCGTGGCGCTCACGGCCTTGTTGCGCGGCGGCTTCGGCACCAAGGCGGCGTTCTTCGGCACGCTGAACAAGGCGGTGCCGATCGGCCTGTGCGCGCTCGGCATCGCGCTCGCCGCCCGCGCCCGGCTGATCAATATTGGCGCTGAGGGGCAGTTCTTCTTCGGCGCCTTCGCCGCGACCGGGATCGGCCTGCACCTGCCGGCCGACACGCCCCATGTCCTCGCCGTCGGCCTCATACTCGCGGGCGGATTCGTCGCCGGGGCCATCTGGGCATCGCTGGCCGCCATACCCCGCGCGCTGCTCGGCATGAGCGAGGTGCTGTCCACGCTCATGCTCAACTATATCTGCCTGCTCTGGATCGGCTATCTCGTGCGTGGCCCGTGGAGCGACCCGGCGACCTTCTCTTTCCCCTATTCGCCGCCCATCCTCGCCGCTGGCCAGCTCAGGGCGCTGGACCGCGCCTGGTTCGGGCCGCTGCATGGCGGGTTCTTCCTCCTGCTGGCGGCGACATTGGCGCTGGTGCTGATCGATCGCGGCACGCGCTGGGGCTATGAGCTGCGCGTTTCCGGCGATGCCCCGCGGGCCGCGCTCTATGGCGGCATCCGCGCCGCCTTCATCATCGTCTCTGGCCTGTGCGCCGCCGGGGCGCTGGCGGGCATGGCCGGCGCGGTGGAAGTGGCGGCCTCGACCGGGCGGCTCCAGCTCGGCCTGTCGCCGGGCTATGGCTTCATGGGCATCATGGTGGCATGGCTCGCGGGCGGACGGCCCTTTGCCATCCTGCTGGTGTCGATCGCCTATGCCGGGCTGCTCAATGGCGGCTTCAGCCTGCAGGTCTCGCGCATTCCCGCCTCCATCAGCACCATATTGCAGGCGCTGATCCTGCTCTTCGCGCTGGGCGCGGCGACGCTCGCGGCCTATCGCATCCGCCTGGTACGCACGGTGAGGACGGCATGA
- a CDS encoding ABC transporter permease: protein MNLELLLAAALVSATPILYAALGELLIERAGILNLGIEGMMLVGAVAGFVVTLTSGSAVLGLAAAVGAGMLAGLAFAVSVVTLRLDQVVAGLAFTVLGTGLSAFIGQAYVGKAAGARLPMIDWGPLADIPLLGTLLFRQDPLVLLALLLVVLVHLFIARTRPGLILRTLGESPQTLDALGQPVAGLRLIYTMLGGGLIGLGGAYLSVVYTPSWVENMTAGRGWIALALVIFARWRASWIALGAGLFGLIDAYRFRAQVGGEALIDPHFLNMLPYAATLVVLALTSRASLRRRFGAPAALGMPYDRERR, encoded by the coding sequence ATGAACCTCGAACTGCTGCTGGCGGCGGCGCTGGTCTCGGCCACGCCCATCCTCTACGCCGCGCTCGGTGAGCTGCTGATCGAGCGCGCCGGCATTCTCAATCTCGGTATCGAAGGCATGATGCTGGTCGGGGCGGTGGCCGGCTTCGTGGTGACGCTCACCAGCGGCTCGGCCGTGCTCGGGCTCGCGGCGGCGGTCGGTGCCGGCATGCTGGCGGGGCTCGCCTTCGCGGTGAGCGTGGTGACGCTGCGCCTCGACCAGGTGGTCGCCGGCCTCGCCTTCACCGTGCTCGGCACCGGGCTTTCCGCCTTCATCGGCCAGGCCTATGTCGGCAAGGCGGCCGGCGCCCGGCTGCCGATGATCGACTGGGGGCCGCTGGCGGACATCCCGCTGCTCGGCACGCTGCTCTTCCGCCAGGATCCTCTGGTGCTGCTGGCGCTGCTGCTCGTCGTTCTGGTTCACCTGTTCATCGCCCGCACCCGACCGGGCCTGATCCTGCGCACACTTGGCGAAAGCCCGCAGACGCTCGACGCGCTCGGTCAGCCGGTGGCGGGGCTGCGCCTCATCTACACCATGCTCGGTGGCGGGCTGATCGGGCTCGGCGGGGCCTATCTCTCGGTGGTCTACACGCCCTCCTGGGTGGAGAACATGACCGCCGGGCGGGGCTGGATCGCGCTCGCCCTCGTCATTTTCGCGCGCTGGCGGGCGAGCTGGATCGCGCTCGGCGCCGGACTGTTCGGGCTGATCGACGCCTATCGCTTCCGCGCCCAGGTGGGGGGCGAGGCGCTGATCGACCCGCATTTCCTCAACATGCTGCCCTATGCCGCCACCCTCGTGGTGCTGGCGCTGACCAGCCGGGCCAGCCTGCGCCGCCGTTTCGGCGCGCCGGCCGCGCTCGGCATGCCCTATGACCGCGAACGCCGCTGA
- a CDS encoding cysteine hydrolase family protein: protein MRAYIDGTPRTLGPDFLPFFDPSKTAVISIDLHRGHLEDSPDCPCPAPRVREIVPVVDAFHAQARALGVPVIHVRAVLRKGGVDDVKGLKAAWRLVFPLHVGPIPNADEHAIQGTRWNEFVTHVAPDDLIVETKKRLSAFYPTDLDFLLRNLGTRSVVINGCLTDCCVLNAAFDASNLGYNVVVARDLVRGTNAELEDAALRIMAMHVGIVSDSRDIAQAWGAPG from the coding sequence ATGCGCGCCTATATCGACGGAACGCCCCGCACTTTGGGCCCCGACTTCCTTCCCTTCTTCGACCCGTCAAAGACGGCCGTCATCTCCATCGACCTGCATCGCGGGCATCTCGAGGATTCGCCGGATTGCCCGTGTCCCGCGCCCCGCGTGCGCGAGATCGTGCCGGTGGTCGACGCCTTCCATGCGCAGGCCCGCGCGCTCGGCGTGCCGGTGATCCATGTGCGGGCGGTGCTGCGCAAGGGCGGCGTGGATGATGTGAAGGGGCTGAAAGCTGCCTGGCGCCTCGTCTTCCCGCTGCATGTCGGCCCGATCCCGAACGCCGATGAACACGCCATTCAGGGCACCCGGTGGAACGAGTTCGTCACCCATGTCGCGCCGGATGATCTGATCGTCGAGACCAAGAAGCGGCTCTCCGCCTTCTATCCTACCGATCTCGATTTCCTGCTGCGCAATCTCGGCACCCGCTCCGTCGTCATCAATGGCTGCCTGACCGATTGCTGCGTGCTCAACGCCGCCTTCGACGCCTCCAATCTCGGCTACAATGTCGTGGTGGCGCGCGACCTCGTGCGCGGCACCAACGCCGAGCTGGAGGACGCGGCGCTGCGCATCATGGCGATGCATGTCGGTATCGTCAGCGACAGCCGCGACATCGCGCAAGCCTGGGGTGCGCCGGGCTAA